Below is a genomic region from Echinicola rosea.
TGAAGGCATTTGCCTATGATATGTACAAGGAGTTGTCCGTATTCGTAGGCTTGATTATTACCAACTGTATTGTGATGGGCCGACTAGAGGCATTTGCATTGGGCAATAAGCCCTATGATTCTGTATTGGATGGCTTTGGCAGTGCGTTGGGATATTCATGGATCATTCTTGCAGTAGCCTTCTTCAGAGAGCTGTGGGGATCAGGTTCAGTATTCGGTATTCCTGTTTTCGATACCGTTTCTTCTTGGTTCGGAGAGGACTTCTCTTTGGCCACCAATGGCTTGATGGTTAGCCCGGTGGGTGCCTTTATCATCCTTGGATTGATTATCTGGGTACAGCGTACCAAGACAGGATATG
It encodes:
- a CDS encoding NADH:ubiquinone reductase (Na(+)-transporting) subunit D encodes the protein MSTETAEKTEVKKPAEALLSKRRKKLISDPLVDDNPITIQVLGICSALAVTTQMKPTLVMALSVIFVIVMSNLTISIMRNTIPTRVRIIVQLAVVATLVTLVNEILKAFAYDMYKELSVFVGLIITNCIVMGRLEAFALGNKPYDSVLDGFGSALGYSWIILAVAFFRELWGSGSVFGIPVFDTVSSWFGEDFSLATNGLMVSPVGAFIILGLIIWVQRTKTGYVEH